Proteins from one Chromatiales bacterium genomic window:
- a CDS encoding M48 family metallopeptidase — protein sequence MIRKRLLTATVLCTALIAGCTTSMTGRRQLMLVSEQEAISASKQQYLQTMSKLGSEGKLVTDPKLLNRVDTITGRLIAQAIIMRPDTRNWEWSIQVIDEPKTVNAWCMAGGRMALYTGLIQKVDPTDDELAQVLGHEISHALANHTQERMSVAMASQLGAVAVGVATDSARNMAAAQAAAALAITLPNSRASETEADRIGIELAAKAGYDPRAAATLWQKMAKAGGNGPPQFLSTHPAPGNRQATLAALVPQMLPYYQKAGPRPMYQLTRAVPVVPASGTKKSLR from the coding sequence ATGATCAGGAAACGTTTACTCACTGCAACCGTGCTCTGCACGGCACTGATTGCCGGTTGCACCACCAGCATGACCGGCCGCCGGCAGCTGATGCTGGTTTCCGAACAGGAAGCCATCAGCGCCTCGAAACAGCAGTACCTGCAGACCATGAGCAAGCTCGGCTCGGAGGGCAAGCTTGTTACCGACCCGAAACTGCTCAACCGTGTCGACACGATCACCGGCCGGCTTATCGCGCAGGCCATCATCATGCGGCCGGATACCCGGAACTGGGAGTGGAGCATACAGGTCATCGATGAGCCGAAAACCGTGAATGCCTGGTGCATGGCCGGTGGCCGCATGGCGCTCTACACCGGACTCATCCAGAAAGTTGATCCGACCGATGACGAACTCGCCCAGGTGCTGGGCCACGAGATCAGCCACGCGCTCGCCAACCACACCCAGGAACGCATGTCGGTGGCCATGGCCAGCCAGCTCGGCGCGGTAGCTGTAGGCGTCGCCACCGATTCCGCCCGCAACATGGCCGCCGCACAGGCTGCAGCCGCACTTGCGATCACGCTGCCCAACAGCCGCGCTTCGGAAACCGAAGCGGACCGGATCGGTATCGAACTGGCAGCGAAAGCCGGATATGACCCGCGTGCAGCGGCAACGCTGTGGCAGAAGATGGCCAAGGCGGGCGGCAACGGCCCGCCGCAGTTCCTGAGCACCCATCCGGCGCCTGGCAACCGGCAGGCGACCCTTGCCGCGCTGGTGCCGCAGATGCTGCCCTACTACCAGAAGGCAGGACCACGACCAATGTATCAGCTGACCAGGGCTGTACCAGTGGTTCCGGCCAGCGGCACGAAGAAGTCGCTGCGCTGA